In the Synechococcus sp. Nb3U1 genome, one interval contains:
- a CDS encoding glycosyltransferase family 9 protein, whose translation MQRFADQPLGAHPHIAVFSSTKVGNFVVTIPLLRGLKEKYPGCVLDFFGSEITHDFEIHCPYIDFSFPLYSRRPDYLEALTTAVRERVAQAGSYTLAVNCDEFSELNLVAVTALRPQYIAGAGLTLDFRRKLEPGSDPVQRMLQDDDWNSPEFLQRYRDVLSSNYIAEIFCRLAYVETDFFRLELPSRDPDFPVPEVLVHITTTRSAKMWRLDYWKQVIEWCEGQGLQVGLIGSAPEVQRSLYHAGSSEDDLLAQTGMLDLRGKTSLIELAGALKRAKVCISVDAGPMHIAAAVGCPTIALFGNDADGDGASPVRLWAPRMAQVYVTQTAYKCQVCLEKKFKNEGCLVEGHPCMAHLAPETVIGYLQEIL comes from the coding sequence ATGCAGCGGTTCGCTGACCAGCCCCTGGGAGCACACCCCCACATTGCCGTCTTCTCCTCGACGAAGGTGGGCAATTTTGTCGTCACCATTCCGTTGTTGCGAGGTCTCAAGGAGAAATACCCCGGCTGTGTGCTGGATTTTTTTGGCAGCGAGATCACCCACGACTTCGAAATCCATTGCCCCTATATCGACTTCAGCTTTCCCCTCTACAGCCGCCGTCCAGACTATCTAGAAGCTCTTACGACTGCGGTGCGAGAGCGGGTGGCTCAGGCGGGATCCTACACTTTGGCGGTGAATTGCGATGAATTTAGCGAATTGAACCTAGTAGCGGTGACGGCTTTACGCCCCCAGTACATTGCCGGAGCCGGTTTGACCCTCGATTTTCGCCGCAAGCTGGAGCCCGGCTCTGACCCCGTGCAACGCATGCTCCAGGATGACGACTGGAATAGCCCAGAGTTTTTGCAGCGCTACAGGGATGTGCTCAGCAGCAACTACATCGCCGAGATCTTCTGCCGCTTGGCCTATGTCGAGACCGATTTTTTCCGTTTGGAGTTGCCCAGCCGGGATCCCGATTTTCCGGTGCCGGAGGTCTTGGTGCACATCACCACCACCCGCAGCGCCAAAATGTGGCGGCTGGACTATTGGAAACAGGTGATCGAGTGGTGCGAGGGGCAAGGGCTGCAGGTGGGCTTAATTGGCAGTGCCCCGGAGGTGCAGCGATCCCTCTATCACGCGGGTAGTAGCGAGGATGACCTGTTGGCCCAGACCGGGATGCTCGACTTGCGGGGCAAAACCTCCCTGATCGAACTGGCAGGGGCGCTGAAACGAGCCAAGGTGTGCATTTCTGTGGATGCGGGCCCGATGCACATTGCAGCGGCGGTGGGCTGTCCAACCATTGCCCTATTTGGCAACGATGCCGATGGGGACGGAGCAAGCCCAGTCCGGCTGTGGGCACCTCGCATGGCCCAGGTTTATGTCACCCAAACCGCCTACAAATGTCAGGTTTGCTTGGAAAAGAAATTTAAGAACGAAGGCTGCCTGGTGGAAGGGCACCCCTGTATGGCCCACCTCGCTCCCGAAACGGTGATCGGCTACTTACAAGAAATCCTATAG
- a CDS encoding DUF4912 domain-containing protein, with translation MPQERIPLEEMTIRQLREEAARYEIPKYSRMTKDQLVLAIREAQTVRSGRPTDAMPEPRGQEPVSGAKFNSQTDTKLHLADVDQTLGDLPGGYGESRIVLLPRDPQWAYTYWDVPNDAKESKRREGGQQLALRLYDVTDIDFNYQSAHSMQEYPCDELAREWYLPIPVSDRSYIVEIGYRAGDGRWLVLARSAAVAVPPVYPSDWFEEQFLTVPFDMALQGRTLYQLNEPYKRSAGGLGVVAYKGNEPQQGAVTDRFFEMVGGFESMRVAGSLFGSHQMGSRQMLPEETLSSFVIPSGVGMMSMSMAEVPAAPWMASGSGLGLFSGASEVMPQRSRKFWLVADAELIVYGATEPDATVTIGGRQIQLNPDGTFRFHMAFPDGNIDFPIFAVAADGEQNREIHLTFDRSTLARRTNTKEEAVEELLP, from the coding sequence ATGCCACAAGAGCGGATTCCATTAGAGGAAATGACTATCCGGCAGCTGCGAGAAGAGGCAGCCCGGTATGAAATTCCCAAATATAGCCGTATGACCAAGGATCAGCTGGTGCTCGCCATCCGGGAGGCCCAGACTGTTCGCAGTGGTCGTCCCACCGATGCCATGCCAGAACCCAGAGGACAAGAGCCCGTGAGCGGAGCCAAATTTAATAGCCAAACCGATACCAAGCTGCACCTGGCAGATGTAGACCAAACCCTGGGGGATTTGCCCGGTGGCTACGGTGAGAGCCGCATTGTGCTGCTGCCCCGGGATCCCCAGTGGGCCTACACCTATTGGGATGTGCCCAACGATGCCAAAGAGAGCAAGCGCCGGGAAGGGGGCCAGCAGTTGGCCCTACGCCTTTACGATGTCACGGACATTGATTTCAATTACCAATCCGCCCACAGCATGCAGGAATATCCCTGTGATGAGTTGGCGCGGGAATGGTACCTGCCGATTCCGGTGAGTGATCGTTCTTATATTGTGGAAATTGGCTACCGGGCTGGGGATGGCCGTTGGCTGGTGTTGGCCCGTTCTGCTGCTGTAGCGGTGCCCCCGGTTTATCCCTCCGACTGGTTTGAAGAGCAATTCCTGACGGTGCCCTTCGATATGGCTCTGCAAGGTCGCACCCTGTACCAACTCAATGAACCCTACAAGCGCAGTGCAGGGGGCCTGGGTGTGGTGGCCTACAAGGGCAATGAACCTCAGCAAGGTGCCGTTACCGATCGCTTCTTTGAGATGGTGGGGGGCTTCGAATCGATGCGGGTGGCCGGATCCCTGTTTGGTAGCCACCAGATGGGTAGCCGTCAAATGCTGCCGGAAGAAACCCTTAGCTCGTTTGTCATCCCCTCCGGGGTGGGTATGATGTCCATGTCCATGGCGGAAGTGCCTGCTGCTCCCTGGATGGCCTCTGGGTCTGGTTTGGGCCTCTTCTCGGGGGCTTCTGAGGTGATGCCACAGCGCTCTCGCAAGTTCTGGTTGGTGGCGGATGCCGAGCTGATCGTGTACGGGGCTACGGAGCCGGATGCCACGGTTACCATTGGCGGGCGGCAGATCCAGCTGAACCCGGACGGCACTTTCCGCTTCCACATGGCCTTCCCGGATGGCAACATCGACTTCCCCATCTTTGCGGTAGCCGCGGATGGCGAACAAAATCGGGAGATCCACCTTACCTTCGACCGCAGCACGCTGGCGCGTCGCACCAACACCAAGGAAGAAGCGGTAGAGGAATTGTTGCCCTAA
- a CDS encoding anthranilate phosphoribosyltransferase family protein codes for MSHEFRELLKKVGSGAHTHKDLTRAEAATATRMILAGEATPAQIGAFLIAHRIKRPTAEELAGMLDAYEEHGPLLPERDLPGPLIIFGHPYDGRSRTAPVGVLVALLLAAAGSAVLLHGSGLCPTKYGLPLEAIWRGLGVEWRGLSLGRVGQLLEQTGLGFLYLPDCFPQAQALMDYRDQIGKRPPLATLELVWTPYSGPFHLIAGYVHPPTEATMIELFALRGIPTFTTVKGLEGSCDLPRDRVAILNHSGERLLLKARDYDLAGSEIPLGSSEDLIQQLRQVLAGEPCDLSPAALWNGGSYLWHLGHAQSLKDGIQLAQELFGSGRVLDKLQQLAHRVQPSYL; via the coding sequence ATGAGCCACGAATTTCGGGAACTGTTGAAAAAAGTTGGTAGTGGCGCTCACACCCACAAAGATCTCACCCGTGCTGAAGCGGCGACCGCAACCCGAATGATCCTGGCGGGTGAGGCCACCCCCGCACAAATTGGCGCCTTCCTGATTGCCCATCGTATCAAACGTCCCACGGCAGAGGAACTGGCGGGAATGCTCGATGCCTACGAAGAACATGGGCCGCTCCTGCCGGAACGGGATTTGCCAGGCCCCTTGATCATCTTTGGGCACCCCTATGATGGGCGCTCTCGTACCGCTCCCGTGGGGGTTTTGGTGGCCTTGTTATTGGCGGCGGCAGGATCGGCAGTGCTGTTGCATGGTTCAGGGTTGTGCCCTACCAAATATGGTCTACCGCTGGAGGCGATCTGGCGCGGCTTGGGAGTGGAATGGCGCGGCCTCTCTTTGGGACGGGTGGGGCAATTACTGGAGCAAACCGGGTTGGGGTTCTTATATTTGCCGGATTGCTTTCCCCAAGCCCAAGCCCTGATGGACTATCGGGATCAGATTGGCAAACGCCCCCCTTTGGCCACCCTGGAGCTGGTTTGGACTCCCTATAGCGGCCCTTTTCACCTGATTGCCGGGTATGTGCATCCCCCCACCGAGGCGACGATGATAGAGCTTTTTGCCCTACGTGGGATCCCTACCTTTACCACTGTCAAAGGGCTCGAGGGCAGCTGCGACCTACCGCGAGATCGGGTGGCCATTCTCAACCACAGTGGAGAAAGACTGCTCTTGAAAGCCCGTGATTATGACTTAGCCGGCTCAGAAATACCCTTGGGTAGCTCAGAAGATCTGATCCAGCAGCTGCGGCAGGTGCTGGCGGGCGAACCCTGCGACCTATCCCCCGCAGCCCTGTGGAATGGGGGTAGCTACCTCTGGCACTTGGGCCATGCCCAATCCTTGAAGGACGGGATCCAACTGGCCCAGGAGTTGTTTGGCTCAGGGCGGGTGCTGGATAAACTACAGCAACTGGCTCACCGGGTACAACCCTCTTATCTGTAA